One Alnus glutinosa chromosome 3, dhAlnGlut1.1, whole genome shotgun sequence genomic region harbors:
- the LOC133863781 gene encoding probable WRKY transcription factor 40, with amino-acid sequence MDCSSWRSTHFDLNANPVRVLEDASNKEVESHFVDFARKVSVKEESGALVEEMNRVSAENKKLTEMLTVMCENYNALRNQLSDYMSKNSDKELSGSRKRKSESSNNNINGVNGNSESSSTDEELPCKKAREETIKAKISKAYVRTEASDSSLVVKDGYQWRKYGQKVTRDNPCPRAYFKCSFAPSCPVKKKVQRSVEDQSVLVATYEGEHNHPNTSQLEATNGSNRCVTIGSLPCSAGSTLTALDLTKAKPSSTDQIIAKQSKPVAKMDSPEVRQFLVEQMASSLTKDPNFTAALAAAISGRILHQNPTEKWSRN; translated from the exons ATGGATTGCTCTTCATGGAGAAGCACTCACTTCGATCTTAACGCTAATCCTGTCAGAGTTCTTGAGGATGCTTCG AACAAAGAGGTGGAAAGCCATTTTGTAGACTTTGCAAGGAAGGTTTCAGTAAAAGAAGAG AGTGGTGCTTTAGTGGAGGAGATGAACCGTGTGAGCGCAGAAAATAAGAAGCTGACGGAAATGTTAACGGTGATGTGCGAGAATTACAACGCTTTGAGGAACCAGTTGTCGGACTATATGAGCAAGAACTCCGACAAGGAGCTTAGCGGTTCAAGGAAAAGAAAGTCCGAAAGCAGTAACAACAACATTAATGGAGTTAACGGAAATTCCGAGAGCAGCTCAACTGATGAGGAATTGCCATGCAAGAAAGCTAGAGAAGAAACCATCAAGGCAAAGATTTCCAAGGCTTATGTCAGGACTGAAGCATCCGATTCCAGCCTC GTTGTTAAGGATGGATATCAATGGAGGAAATATGGTCAGAAGGTCACCAGAGACAATCCCTGTCCTAGAGCTTACTTCAAATGTTCTTTTGCTCCAAGCTGCCCCGTTAAAAAGAAG GTGCAAAGAAGTGTGGAAGACCAATCTGTGTTGGTTGCGACCTACGAAGGTGAGCACAACCATCCAAACACTTCTCAGCTGGAGGCAACAAATGGCTCGAATCGCTGTGTGACCATCGGTTCACTACCTTGCTCGGCTGGATCAACCCTCACAGCTCTTGACTTGACAAAAGCGAAACCCAGTAGTACTGATCAAATTATTGCCAAGCAATCAAAACCCGTGGCCAAAATGGATTCGCCGGAAGTCAGACAGTTCTTGGTGGAACAGATGGCTTCTTCCTTGACGAAAGATCCCAACTTCACAGCAGCACTTGCGGCAGCCATTTCTGGAAGAATTTTACACCAAAATCCAACAGAAAAATGGTCAAGAAATTGA